A stretch of the Rosa rugosa chromosome 5, drRosRugo1.1, whole genome shotgun sequence genome encodes the following:
- the LOC133709075 gene encoding DExH-box ATP-dependent RNA helicase DExH15 chloroplastic → MDTFSILSSPSHTFFTRLLSLKPSPPHPLLHHLTQTLAFSSPKFPHTQNLLRFRVTVQSPSSAFPAKSQLSDADDDEEEDEFEEDDDEDVAADEYDDISGDMSEGLEQSDDEIETEDSMADAEPPAIRDEEFRWQRVEKLCEDVKQFGEEMIDDGALASIYDFRIDKFQRLAIQAFLRGSSVVVSAPTSSGKTLIAEAAAVATVAKGRRLFYTTPLKALSNQKFREFRETFGENNVGLLTGDSAVNKDAQVLIMTTEILRNMLYQSVGMSSVRDSLFHVDVIVLDEVHYLSDISRGTVWEEIVIYSPKEVQLICLSATVANPDELAGWIGQIHGKTELVTSTKRPVPLTWHFSTKTSLLPLLDKTGKHMNRRLSVNYLQLSAAATKSNKDDGSRRRSSRRRASETSYDDSTGNMSRRPLSKNDINLIYRSQVPQVTDTLWHLKARDMLPAVWFIFSRKGCDAAVQYIQDCKLLDDCEASEVELALKRFRIKYPDAIRESAVKGLLRGVAAHHAGCLPLWKSFIEELFQRGLVKVVFATETLAAGINMPARTAIIASLSKRSDSGRTLLSSNELLQMAGRAGRRGTDERGHVVLIQNPYEGAEAGCKVLFAGLEPLVSQFTASYGMVLNLLAGSKVTRRSSESDDTTASQSGRTLDEARKLVEQSFGNYVGSNVMLAAKEELARIEKEIEMLTLEISDDAIDRKSRKLLSGPAYKEIADLQEELRAEKRLRTELRKRMESQKLSSLRPLLKECENGHLPFLCLQYKDSDGVQHSIPAVYLGKVELLSCSKLKNMVSVDDSFALNAVAAESEPTSVFEPSYYAALGSDNSWYLFTEKWIKTIYKTGFPNVALAQGDALPREIMSTLLDKTEMKWEKLAESDLGGFWGMEGSLETWSWSLNVPVLNSLSEHDELLLKSEAYNHAVGRYKEQRSKVSRLKKKISRTQGFREYKKIIDMANFTEEKIKRLKGRSRRLTNRIEQIEPSGWKEFLQISNVIHETRALDINTHTIFPLGETAAAIRGENELWLAMVLRNKILLSLKPTELAAVCASLVSEGIKIRPWKNNSYIYEPSSTVIDVVSFLDDQRSTFLQLQEKHGVNKPCYLDTQFAGMVEAWVSGLTWREIMMDCAMDEGDLARLLRRTIDLLVQIPKLPDIDPVLQSNAKMASNIMDRPPISELAG, encoded by the exons ATGGACACATTCTCTATCCTCTCCTCACCCTCTCACACCTTCTTCACGCGCCTCCTCTCTCTCAAACCCTCACCTCCTCATCCCTTACTTCACCACCTcacccaaaccctagccttcTCTTCCCCCAAATTTCCACACACTCAAAATCTACTCCGATTCCGAGTCACTGTCCAGTCCCCAAGCTCCGCCTTCCCTGCCAAATCTCAGCTCTCCGACGCCGACGACGATGAGGAGGAAGACGAGTTCGAAGAGGACGACGACGAAGACGTCGCGGCCGATGAGTACGATGACATTTCCGGCGATATGTCGGAGGGGCTGGAACAAAGCGACGATGAAATTGAAACGGAGGACTCCATGGCCGACGCAGAGCCGCCGGCGATTCGCGACGAGGAGTTCCGGTGGCAGAGAGTGGAGAAGCTCTGCGAAGATGTGAAACAGTTCGGCGAGGAAATGATTGACGACGGCGCTCTCGCCTCTATCTACGATTTCCGAATCGATAAATTTCAG AGATTAGCTATACAAGCATTCCTGAGAGGCTCATCAGTAGTTGTGTCTGCGCCGACGAGTAGCGGAAAGACTTTGATAGCAGAAGCTGCTGCTGTAGCAACCGTAGCCAAGGGAAGAAGATTGTTCTACACAACTCCGCTTAAGGCCTTATCGAATCAGAAGTTTCGCGAATTTCG TGAAACTTTCGGTGAAAATAATGTTGGTCTTCTCACGGGAGATTCGGCAGTAAACAAAGATGCTCAGGTTTTGATTATGACCACAGAGATTTTGCGCAACATGTTGTATCAGAG CGTTGGAATGTCTTCTGTTCGGGACTCACTTTTTCATGTGGATGTAATAGTCTTGGATGAAGTTCATTATTTAAGTGACATATCTCGGGGTACAGTGTGGGAAGAAATT GTTATTTATTCCCCAAAAGAGGTTCAACTCATATGTTTGTCCGCAACAGTTGCTAATCCAGATGAATTGGCTGGTTGGATTGGTCAG ATTCATGGTAAAACTGAATTGGTAACTTCAACAAAGCGTCCAGTACCACTGACTTGGCATTTCTCGACAAAGACTTCTTTATTACCACTTCTTGATAAGACAGGAAAACACATGAATag GAGGTTGTCAGTCAATTATCTGCAACTTAGTGCTGCTGCAACAAAATCTAATAAAGATGATGGATCTAGAAGGAGGAGTTCAAGAAGACGGGCTAGTGAGACGAGCTATGATGACAGTACTGGTAACATGTCTAGACGACCACTTTCAAAGAATGACATCAACTTAATATACCGTTCACAA GTGCCTCAAGTTACTGATACATTATGGCACCTTAAGGCTAGGGATATGCTACCAGCAGTATGGTTTATTTTTAGCAGGAAAGGTTGTGATGCTGCTGTTCAGTACATTCAAGATTGCAAACTTTTAGATGACTGTGAAGCAAGTGAGGTTGAATTAGCGTTGAAGAGGTTCCGCATTAAGTATCCGGATGCTATCAGGGAGAGTGCAGTGAAGGGGTTACTCCGAGGGGTTGCTGCCCATCATGCTGGCTGCCTACCTTTATGGAAATCATTCATAGAAGAGCTGTTTCAGCGTGGTCTTGTTAAGGTTGTATTTGCTACAGAAACACTTGCTGCTGGAATCAATATGCCTGCTAGGACAGCCATTATTGCATCCCTCAGCAAAAGGAGTGACAGTGGACGTACCCTATTGAGCTCAAATGAACTACTTCAAATGGCTGGGCGTGCTGGACGTAGAGGCACAGATGAAAGGGGTCATGTAGTGCTTATTCAAAATCCTTACGAGGGTGCTGAAGCGGGTTGCAAGGTTCTTTTTGCTGGACTTGAACCTCTGGTATCACAGTTTACTGCTTCATATGGAATGGTGCTAAATCTTCTTGCCGGTTCAAAAGTCACTCGTAGATCAAGTGAATCAGATGATACAACAGCCTCCCAATCTGGGCGAACTTTGGACGAAGCTAGAAAGCTAGTTGAGCAAAGTTTTGGAAACTATGTTGGCAGCAATGTTATGCTTGCTGCAAAAGAGGAGCTTGCTAGAATTGAGAAAGAAATAGAGATGCTGACTTTGGAAATTAGCGATGATGCCATCGACAGAAAAAGCAGGAAGCTCTTGTCTGGACCAGCATACAAGGAGATTGCTGATCTACAGGAAGAATTAAGGGCAGAGAAACGCCTAAGGACTGAACTTCGAAAAAGAATGGAATCTCAGAAGCTTTCTTCACTACGACCCTTATTAAAGGAGTGTGAAAATGGGCACTTGCCCTTTTTGTGCTTGCAGTATAAAGATTCTGACGGAGTTCAACACTCCATCCCGGCTGTTTATTTGGGGAAGGTTGAGTTGCTCAGTTGCTCAAAGCTTAAGAACATGGTTTCTGTGGACGATTCTTTTGCACTAAATGCAGTAGCAGCAGAGTCTGAACCAACTTCAGTTTTTGAACCATCATATTATGCGGCTCTTGGCTCTGACAATTCTTGGTACCTATTTACAGAAAAGTGGATCAAAACAATTTATAAGACAGGCTTTCCAAATGTTGCTTTAGCTCAAGGAGATGCTTTGCCTCGGGAAATAATGAGCACGCTTCTTGACAAGACGGAAATGAAGTGGGAGAAGCTTGCGGAGTCTGATCTTGGTGGTTTTTGGGGCATGGAAGGATCTCTTGAGACATGGTCTTGGAGTTTGAATGTTCCAGTCTTGAATAGTCTTTCTGAACATGATGAGCTTTTACTCAAGTCAGAAGCATATAATCATGCTGTAGGGCGTTATAAAGAACAAAGAAGTAAAGTTTCACGTCTGAAGAAAAAGATATCGCGTACACAAGGCTTCAGAGAATACAAGAAGATCATTGACATGGCCAACTTTACAGAGGAGAAGATCAAGCGCTTGAAGGGTAGATCAAGACGTCTGACCAATCGAATAGAGCAGATTGAACCATCTGGTTGGAAAGAGTTCTTGCAGATCAGCAATGTTATACATGAAACTCGGGCATTAGATATTAACACTCATACCATATTTCCACTTGGTGAAACTGCAGCCGCCATTCGAGGAGAAAACGAACTGTGGCTTGCCATGGTTCTTCGAAATAAGATCTTACTAAGTTTAAAGCCTACAGAACTTGCTGCTGTGTGCGCGAGTTTAGTATCTGAAGGGATCAAAATTCGTCCGTGGAAAAATAACAGCTACATATACGAACCTTCAAGTACAGTAATTGACGTGGTGAGCTTCTTGGATGATCAAAGAAGCACTTTTTTACAGCTTCAGGAAAAGCATGGGGTAAACAAGCCTTGCTATTTGGATACCCAGTTTGCAGGTATGGTTGAAGCCTGGGTTTCTGGGTTGACTTGGAGGGAAATCATGATGGATTGTGCAATGGACGAGGGAGATTTAGCCCGCCTTCTACGGCGAACTATTGATCTGCTGGTGCAAATCCCCAAATTGCCTGATATTGACCCCGTCTTGCAGAGCAACGCAAAGATGGCGTCAAATATCATGGACCGCCCTCCGATAAGTGAGTTAGCTGGTTGA
- the LOC133709672 gene encoding pyruvate dehydrogenase E1 component subunit alpha, mitochondrial: MALSRLSSSASGSNLLKPLTSALSLRRSFSAAADDSTPITIETSLPFTSHVCDVPSRTVETSPKELMKFFRDMALMRRMEIAADSLYKSKLIRGFCHLYDGQEAVAIGMEAAITKKDCIITAYRDHCTFLGRGGTLLQVFSELMGRQGGCSKGKGGSMHFYKKDSGFYGGHGIVGAQVPLGCGLAFAQKYSKDETVTFALYGDGAANQGQLFEALNISALWDLPAILVCENNHYGMGTAEWRAAKSPAYYKRGDYVPGLKVDGMDVFAVKQACKFAKEHALKNGPIILEMDTYRYHGHSMSDPGSTYRTRDEISGVRQERDPIERIRKLIFAHDIATEKELKDIEKEMRKEVDEAIAQAKESPMPDPSELFTNVYVKGYGVESYGPDRKEVRAVLP, translated from the exons ATGGCTCTCTCCCGTCTCTCCTCCTCCGCTTCAGGATCCAATCTCCTCAAACCCCTCACCTCCGCCCTCTCCCTCCGCCGCTCCTTCTCAGCCGCCGCCGATGACTCCACCCCCATCACCATCGAGACCTCCCTCCCCTTCACCTCGCACGTGTGCGACGTCCCCTCCCGCACGGTCGAGACCTCCCCCAAGGAGCTCATGAAGTTCTTCCGCGACATGGCCCTCATGCGCCGCATGGAGATCGCCGCCGACTCCCTCTACAAGTCCAAGCTCATCCGCGGCTTCTGCCACCTCTACGACGGCCAGGAGGCCGTCGCCATCGGCATGGAGGCCGCAATTACCAAAAAGGACTGCATCATCACCGCCTACCGTGACCACTGCACCTTCCTCGGCCGCGGCGGCACCCTCCTTCAGGTCTTCTCCGAGCTTATGGGCCGCCAGGGCGGCTGCTCCAAAGGCAAAGGAGGATCCATGCATTTTTACAAGAAGGACTCTGGCTTCTACGGCGGCCACGGCATCGTCGGAGCTCAGGTCCCGCTCGGATGCGGCTTGGCGTTTGCGCAGAAGTACTCTAAGGATGAAACGGTGACGTTTGCGCTCTATGGAGACGGTGCTGCCAATCAGGGACAGCTGTTCGAGGCGCTCAATATCTCTGCGCTGTGGGATTTGCCTGCGATTTTGGTCTGTGAGAACAATCACT ATGGAATGGGAACGGCAGAGTGGAGAGCAGCCAAGAGTCCTGCTTATTACAAGCGTGGAGATTATGTTCCTGGCTTGAAG GTAGATGGCATGGATGTGTTTGCTGTGAAACAGGCGTGCAAGTTTGCTAAGGAGCATGCTTTGAAGAATGGACCCATT ATTCTTGAAATGGACACTTACAGGTACCATGGTCACTCCATGTCTGATCCTGGGAGCACCTACCGTACACGTGATGAGATCTCTGGCGTGAGACAG GAACGTGATCCAATTGAAAGAATAAGAAAGCTGATATTTGCTCATGATATAGCGACTGAGAAGGAGCTGAAG GATATTGAGAAGGAAATGAGAAAAGAAGTAGATGAAGCCATTGCTCAAGCCAAA GAAAGCCCAATGCCAGATCCCTCTGAACTCTTCACAAATGTGTATGTGAAAGGTTATGGAGTCGAG TCATATGGACCTGATAGGAAAGAAGTCAGGGCTGTGCTTCCATAA